The Kineococcus radiotolerans SRS30216 = ATCC BAA-149 genomic interval AGCTGCCCGTAGACGGCGTCGAGGTGGGCGCGCTGCTCCGGCGTGGGTTCCACCCCGCGCTCCTCCAGCGACGCCAGGCGGACGGCGACCCGGTCCTGCTGCTCGACCAGGTCCGCCCACGTCCGCTCCGTGGAGCGCACGGTGGTCCGCGCCAGCGCCTCGGTCTCCCGCGCCGCCTCCACCGCCTCGGCCAGCCGGTCCCGCTCGGCGCTGAGGACGACCACGAGGTCGTCGGCGCCCAGCAGCCGGTCGATCTCCGCCCGCTTGCCCGCCACCACCGCGGCCGTGCTCGCGGTGTCGACGTCCTCCCAGCGCGCCTCGGCCCGGCGCTGGTGCGCCTCGCGGTCGGCCAGCAGCGCGTTCCGCTCCTCCTTCACCGCGTCCTGGTCGCGCTGGTGGGCGGCGAGGCGTTCCCCCACCGCGGCCAGCTCGTCCTGGATGCGGGTCAGCAGGGCCTCCGGGGAGAACCCCAGGATCGCCCGCAGACCCCGCTGACCGCCGTGCGCGCCGCGGTCGCCGTGCTGGACCTGACCGGCCAGGGTGATGCGCCGCACGCCGTCGTCGCGGAAACCGTCGGGGGTCTCCACCGCCAGGTGCGGGAACTCCTGGGCCAGGACCGAGCTCAGCCACCCCCGGTACGGGGAGTCCGCCCTCAGCTCCAGGCGCCCCACGAGGCTGCGGGGGTCCAGGTCCTGCGCGGGGCGGTCCTCGTCGGCGAGGCGGTAGCGGACCCGCTGGGCCAGGTCGAGGCCGTCCACGCGCCGCCGGAACACCTCCGCGAGGGAACGGTCCACGACCAGCGTCCGCGCGAAACCGCCCAGCAGCAGTTCCGCCGCGGTGCGCCAGCGCGCGTGCTCGCGGGGGACGTCGAGGAGCTCGGCGACGAAGGGCAGGTCGGCGGGGGCGGCGTCCAGGACGCGGGCGATCGCGGCGCGCGCCTCGTCGAGCTCCCGCGGGACCAGGTCGGAGCGCTGCGCGAACCACCGCTGTTCCTCCAGCAGCCGCCGCCGCTCCGCGAGGTCCGGGCTGGCGGACTCGGTGAGCGTGCGCGCGCGCTCCTCCAGCCGCGTCAGCGCCGCGGGGACCTCCCGCAGGAACCGCTGCGACTCCCCGCGGCGGGCCTCGAACTCCGCGCGGTCGCCGGGCAGGGCCCCCAGCGGGCGGGTCCGGTCCTGCAGCGAGCGCCACGCCTCCTCGGTGCGCCGGTGGGTCTCCTCCGCGACCTCCAGCTGCGCGCGCAGGGCCTCCAGCGCACCCCCGCCGCTGGCCTCCAGGGACTCCCGGTTCTCCCGCGCCTGCGCCTCCAGGTCGCGCCGAGCGGCCTGGGCGGTGCGCAGGTCCTCCTTCGCGCGGCCCGCGGCGGCGCGGGCGTCCTCGACCTCCGCGACGAGCAGCGCGGACTCGGTGCTCGCCACCCAGTGCCCGAAGGCGCTGCGGTCCTCGGGTTCCTCCGCGTCGAGGGCGTCGACCATGGCGATGGCGCCGCGGGCCCCGCGCAGGTCCTGGTGCAGGCGCGGCAGTTCCCCGAGGACGTCGATCTGCTCCTCGGCGGTCCGCATCGTCTCGTAGGTCGCCTCGAGGTCGGCGAAGTGCGCGATCGCGGAGTCGGCGGCCTCGAACGTGCGGGGGCGGTCCAGCACCATCGACTTGTAGAGGTGGTCCACCGAGACGACGTCACGCCCGGCCTGGATGCGCCCCAGCAGCTTCATCGCGGCCGTCCCGTCGCCGTCGGCGCCGATCCCCAGCAGCGGGTGCAGGTCGGCGGCGAAGCGGGAGTAGGACTCGTAGAACTCCAGCCCGCTGAGCTGGCCGCGCATCTGCCGGCGGTCGAAGCGGCGCTCCGCGAACGGCTCCACCGCCCGCAGGTCGAAGTCCCCCCGGAACAGGGCCAGGTGGTCCTTCACGTCGCGCGGGTCGGTGGCCGAGGCGGGCGCGTAGTACAGGCGCAGCGGGGTGACGGTGCGCCCGTCGGTGTGGCGGAACGTGAACGCCACCGCCGACCACGCGTTCACCGGGTTCCCCGCCGCGTCGGTGCCGCGCAGGGTCGCGTCGCGGTTGCGGCCGGTGTCCTCGTCGAGGACCTCGTCGAGCTTGCCCCGCACGTAGGACAGCGGGTTGCGCTGGGTCGCGGAGCGGGCCCGGCCGGTGACGGCGTCGTTGCTGGCGCCGTTGAACGCCGCCGTGGTGTTCATCATGACGGCGATGTAGGCGTCCAGGGCGGTGGACTTCCCCGTCCCCGACGCCCCCGTGACCAGCGTGGCGCGGGGGTCGAAGTCGATGCGGTGGTGGCCGTCGAAACCACCCCAGTTGACCATCTGGACGTGGGAGACGTGCCACTGCTCCCGGGTCGCGCCGGCCAGCGCCAGCCCCGGGATCGCGGCGTCCCCGCTGGTGACCGCGCTCACGCCGGCTCCCCCACGACGTCCCCGGCGACGTCCTCGGCGGCGTCCCCGGCGGGGGCACCCGCGCCCAGCCGCGCCGCGATGCGCTGCACCACGTCGACGGGCAGCAGCACCTCCAGGATCGGGGACACCCGGTACCGGTTCTCCGTGCCCGTCTCCAGCAGCACCTCCTGGCGGACCAGGCTGTCCACGCCCGCCGCGGCCGACTGCTCGTCGCGCACGTGGTTGGTGCTGTCCAGGGGACGGAAGTGCGCGACCTCCTGCAGCAGTTCCTCCCGGTCCACGAACACCGCCCCCTCCCCGCTCGCCGAGCGCGAGCGCGCCAGGCGGCGCAGGCAGATGAGCAGCGCCGTCTCCTCCCGCGACCACGGCTGGTCGTGCAGCAGCGTCGGGAACCGCTGCTGCCCGGTGCGCGACACCGCCTGCTGCTTGTACGCGACCTGGTGGTCCTGGTCCACGACGAGGTCCAGGAACACGTCGTTCAGCCGCGACCGCAGCGCGCGCTGGTTCTCCACCAGGACCCGCCAGGAGCGCGGGTGGCGTTCGGCGGAGAGGTAGCGGCGCTTCAGCAGCTGCACCAGGACGGTCCGCACCGCGCGGGGCAGGGTGCCGGTGTCCCCGGTGAACAGGCCCTCCTCGTCCAGCGCGGCGGGGTCCTCCCCGGCGCTCGCGGGGTCCAGGGCGTCAGCGGCGTCGAGGTCGTCGCCGTCGGTGCGCTCGTCGGGGGTGCTCATGCGGGGTGATCGAACTCCTCGTGCGGTTCGTGCGGTTCGTGCGGTTCGGGTCGCGGGGCGGGCAGCGGGAGGTCGGGGCCGGCGAAGCGGTGCACGACCCCGTCGGGGCGGGTGGTCGCGTAGACCGCCCGGCCGCGGGCCTCGCGCGGGTCCGCGCCCCCGCCCGCGACGGCCAGGTGCAGCAGGCCCATGAGGTCCGCGGGACGGCGCAGGTCCACCGGCAGGCTCTCGAACAGGGCCCCGGTGCCCGGGGCGGGACCCTCCGGGGGGTTCCCCAGGGCCTCGCGCAGGCGCTCGAAGTCCGGGCCGCCGAAGCGGCGCAGGTCGCTCAGCGACGACCCGCCGGCCGGGTCCTCCCCGTGCCGGCGCAGCGGCGGGGGCGCCGCGTCGTCGGCGGGGTCGTGCAGCCGGGTCCGCAGCGAGGCGACGTCGAGCCGGCTCACCCCCGCCGCGACGCCCGCGTCCAGCGTGGTCCGCGGGCCGGTCGTGGCGAACCAGTCCGTCAGCCGCTCCGCGCACGCCCGCAGCGCGTCGTCCAGCTCGCGGTCGCGCAGCGGGTCGTGGCGCAGGACGTGCGAGCGCAGCGACGCCGACAGCAGGCGCCGCTGCTCCAGGACGACCTCGATGCCCTCCACGAGGGTCTGCATCGTCCGTTCCAGGGTGGCGGCCTGCTCGGCGGGCAGCTCGCCCGCGAAGCCGTGGCCCAGGATGGTGGCGATGTCGGCGTGCAGCTCCCGCGAGGTCACCTCGTCGCGGACGAGGTCGACGGCCCCGGCGAAGGCGCGCCCGGACAGCGACCCCGTCAGCACCTCCTCGGAGCGGCGCAGGTAGTCGTCCAGCACCTCCCCCGAGGGGCGCTGCTCGGCGCGGAAGTCGCTGACGATCTCGCGGTGCAGGCGCCGGACCTCCTCCGAGACCCGCAGGAAGTCCCCCGGCAGGGCCGACAGCAGGTCCTGGAGGTTGAGGTACTCCCCCAGCATCTGCTCGTCGGAGGCCTCCTCGACCTCCCCGCCGGCCAGCAGGCGGTCGCGTTCGGCGCTGAGGGAGGCGATCTCCTCCTCCAGCCGCTGCAGGCGCCACTCCCGGTCGGCGCGCGCCCCCGTGGCGCAGCGGCGGGCGGTGTCCAGGATCGTGCGGATCCGGGACTCCCCCAGCAGCACGCGCGGCCCGGACAGGCGCGCGACGTACTCCACGGCGTCCTGGGCGTGGGAGGTGAGGGCGTACTCCTCCTCGCCCTCCTCCCCCGACGCGGCCAGCGACAGCCACTGCCGCGCGACCCAGCCGCGGCACAGGTCGCGGGCCGGGACGTCGGGCACCTCGTGCCCGTGCAGGGCCAGCTCCCCGAGGAGGCCGTGGACCTGGCTGTGCAGGCGGTCGGCGGGGACGCGGGTCCGCTGACCGGCGAACACGCAGGTCAGGACGGCCACGACCAGGGGGCCGGAGGGGCGGCGCAGCAGCTCCAGCGTCGGTCGCGCGAACGCCTGCTGAGCGCGCACCAGGTCGTCGCGGATGCTGCTCATGGTCCCCTCCGGTGTGCTGCCTGCCCGGAGAACCGTAAGGGACTCAGCCGGGCGTCCCGCCCGGCGCGGGCTCGGGGGCCTGCTGCGACCACCAGTCGGCGTAGACGGTGGTCCGCGCCAGGTGCCGGGTCAGGTCCGGGGCGCCGTCGTCCCACCACACCGGCCCGCGCTCCCCCAGCGCCCGCTTGGCGGCCTCCACCCGCGCCCGCGCCGCCTCGCGCGCCGCGGCGTCCTCGGCCCGCAGCGCGGCCCCCTTGGCCCGGCGCGCGTCCATGAGCTCCTCGACGAGCTCCTGCCGGCGCTGCGGGTCCAGCGCGGGGTCGGAGCGGCGCCACAGCCGTCCCCGGACCACGACGTAGCGCCCGTCGGGGGTCACCAGGGGTTCCTCGGCCACGGGTCCGATGCTCGCCGCGGCGGCGGGGGCGCGCACCCCGGGGACCCCGGGGCGGGTCAGTCGCCCCCGCCGCCGCCCCCGCCGGAGTCCGACCCGCCGGACCCCCCGTCGGAGCCGCCGTGGTGACCGTCCCCCCAGTTGCCCGAGCCGGTGTCGGAGGAGGAGGAGTCCCCGCCCGCGAGGGCGTGGGCCCGGACGCTGACGGCGGTCTCGACGTCCTCCAGCGCCTCCAGCGCCTCGGGGGGCAGGGCCCGGGCGGCGGCCAGCACCTCAACCGCGTCGTCCAGGTCGAGCTCCCCGGGGTCGCCGGGGTCGCCGGGGTCCCCGAGCAGCGGGGCCAGGCCCCCGGCCCCGGCCAGCAGCACCAGCAGGCCGACCGTCGCCGGGTCGACCGCGCCCGCCCGGCGCGACCCGGCGGCCCGCACCGCCGCGCGCACCTGCGTCCGCAGGGGGGTGACGGACTCCTCCCGGGGGAACCAGCGCACCGACGTCAGCACGAGGAACCGCCGCCGGCGCTCGGTGCGCAGCGCGCCGGTCTTCGCCAGGGCGGCCACCGCGTCGTCCCACAGCGGCCGCGCCGCCAGCGCGCGCAGGCTGCGGCCGACGTCGCCGCCGGTGTCGGCGACCACCGCGAGGGCGGCGGCGAGCCGGGGTCCGGGGTCGGGGCCGGGGTGGGCGCGCAGCGCCTCGGTGCCCGGGTCGAGGTCGAGGCGGCGCAGCAGGACGAGCTCGCCGAGCAGCGCCCCGGCGAGGACCGCGGCCACGGCCCGCGCGGGCGCCCGGCGGCGGCCGTCGGCGTCGAGCAGGAGCAGGGCGGCCCGGTCGGCGATCAGCACGGGGAGAACCTAGGGGGTTCCCGGCCGGTCGGGGGCGGAGTTTCCCCCGCCCGTCCACGCCGGCCCGCGCGGCGCCCGGTTCGGGGACGGCGAACGGCCGGCCCCGTCGCGGGACCGGCCGTTCACCGGGTGGTGCTCCGTCGGGCGGTGGTTCAGTGCACCGGCGTCCGCGGGCCGGGGACCAGCGGCGGGCGCCGGACCAGCAGCGACAGGGCGAGGGCGACCAGGGAGATGACCCCGCCCCACACGAACGCGCTCCGCACCCCGTCGGCCGTGGCGTGCAGGGCCGTGGCCCCGCCCGCGAGGCTGTCGGCGGAGGTGGTGGAGAGGACCGTGACGAACAGCGCGGTCCCCGCCGCCCCGGCGAGCTGCTGGACGGTGCCGACGATGGCGCTGCCGTGCCCGTACAGCTCCGCGCGCAGCGACCCGAGCGCGGAGGTGAACAGCGGGGTGAACATGAACGCGAGCCCGACGCTGAGCAGGGTGTGGACGGCCACGACCATTCCGGCGGGCGTGCCCGCGTGCAGCGTCGTCAGCAGCCACAGGGCGCCGCTGACCAGCACCGCGCCCGGCGTCACCAGCGGCCGCGGCCCGTACCGGTCGAACAACCGGCCCACGACGGGCGAGAGCACGCCCATCGCCGCGCCCCCGGGCAGCAGGAGCAGACCGGTCTCCAGCGACCCCAGCTCCAGCACCGTCTGCAGGAAGATCGGCAGCACGATGAGCGTGCCGAACAGGCCCATGAAGCTCGTCACGAGCACGATCGTCGAGACGGTGAACGAGCGGTTGGCGAACACCCGCAGGTCCATCAGCGCGCCGGAGGTGCGCTGGAGGCCGAACTGCCGCCGGACGAACGCCGCCAGGGCGAGGACCCCGACGAGGACGGGGACCCACGGCGCGACCGGGGCGTGCCCGGTGGCCGACTCCCCGAGGCTGGACAGCCCGTAGATGAGGCCGCCGAAACCGACCGCGGACAGCAGCAGCGACAGCACGTCGAGGCGGGCGTGGCGCGGGGCGGTGACGTTGCGGACCTTCCAGGTCCCCAGCCCGAGGGCGATGAGGGCGATCGGCAGCACGATGATGAACATCCACCGCCAGGACAGCGAGTTCAGGATGATCCCGGAGATCGTCGGGCCGATCGCGGGGGCGACGGAGATGACCACCGAGATCATGCCCATCGTCCGCCCGCGGCTCGCGGCGGGGACGAGGGTCAGGGCCGTCGTCATCAGCAGCGGCATCATCACCGCCGTGCCGCTGGCCTGCACGATCCGGCCGACGAGCAGCAGCTCGAAGCCGGGGGCGACGGCGGCGATCGCGGTGCCGAGGCTGAACAGGCTCATCGCCGCGACGAAGACCTGCCGCAGCCGGAAGCGCTCCATGATGAAACCGGTGGCGGGGATGACCACGGCCATGGTGAGCATGAACCCGGTGGTGAGCCACTGACCGGTGGCGGCGGTGATGCCGAGGTCGGCCATGAGGCGCGGCAGCGCCACGCCCATGATCGTCTCGTTGAGGATGACGACGAAGGCGGAGACCAGCAGCAGGGCGATGACGGTGCCGTCACCGGGGGCCAGCCGGTCCCGCTCGGCCGGGACGGCGGCGGGAGCAGCGGCCGGGGGTGGCGCGGGCAGGGTGGTGTCCTCGTTGGTGGACATGGGTGGGGAACTCCTCGGTGTGGTGACCGTCACCACCGTAGTGGCAGTCACTGCCAACTCGACAGTCGTTATCCTCATTCCCGTGACCACCGTCCCGGACCTGCGCGAACGCCGCCGCCTGGCCACCCGGGCCGAGATCGAGCAGGTCGCCCTGGACCTCTTCGCCCGGAACGGCTCCGAACGCACGACCGTCGACGACATCGCCGCCGCGGCCGGGGTCTCCCCCCGGACGTTCTTCCGCTACTTCGCCACCAAGGAGGACGCCGCCCTCGGCGCCAACCGCGCCTTCGACACCGCCCTGGCCGAGCGCCTCGCCGCGCACGTCGACGGCCGCTCCTCGATCGCCGACGTCGAGGCGGCCATCGCCGACGTCCTCGCCGAGATGGCCGCCGAGGACGGCGCGGTGCAGCGGATGCTGCGGGTGCGCTGCCTCGTCGTCGAGGACGCCGGGCTGCGCGCCGCCCTGCTGCGCCTGGACGCCGAGCAGTCGCGCGCCTTCTTCGGGCGCATCGCCGCCGCGACCGGTTCGCCCACCGTCGACCTGCGCGCGCGGATCGTCGCCGAGACCCTCGGCGCCGCGCTGCGCGCCGCCCTCGACGACTGGGCCGCGCGGCGCGAGCAGGGCGAGGACGTCGACCTCGTCA includes:
- a CDS encoding ATP-binding protein — protein: MSAVTSGDAAIPGLALAGATREQWHVSHVQMVNWGGFDGHHRIDFDPRATLVTGASGTGKSTALDAYIAVMMNTTAAFNGASNDAVTGRARSATQRNPLSYVRGKLDEVLDEDTGRNRDATLRGTDAAGNPVNAWSAVAFTFRHTDGRTVTPLRLYYAPASATDPRDVKDHLALFRGDFDLRAVEPFAERRFDRRQMRGQLSGLEFYESYSRFAADLHPLLGIGADGDGTAAMKLLGRIQAGRDVVSVDHLYKSMVLDRPRTFEAADSAIAHFADLEATYETMRTAEEQIDVLGELPRLHQDLRGARGAIAMVDALDAEEPEDRSAFGHWVASTESALLVAEVEDARAAAGRAKEDLRTAQAARRDLEAQARENRESLEASGGGALEALRAQLEVAEETHRRTEEAWRSLQDRTRPLGALPGDRAEFEARRGESQRFLREVPAALTRLEERARTLTESASPDLAERRRLLEEQRWFAQRSDLVPRELDEARAAIARVLDAAPADLPFVAELLDVPREHARWRTAAELLLGGFARTLVVDRSLAEVFRRRVDGLDLAQRVRYRLADEDRPAQDLDPRSLVGRLELRADSPYRGWLSSVLAQEFPHLAVETPDGFRDDGVRRITLAGQVQHGDRGAHGGQRGLRAILGFSPEALLTRIQDELAAVGERLAAHQRDQDAVKEERNALLADREAHQRRAEARWEDVDTASTAAVVAGKRAEIDRLLGADDLVVVLSAERDRLAEAVEAARETEALARTTVRSTERTWADLVEQQDRVAVRLASLEERGVEPTPEQRAHLDAVYGQLKTDDSLLLFRRLVPKVRAATREGRTAAVQRESDAAARLERAFKAFQSRWPQPNLGSGVGSYEGYREILDELTAQGLAQRADAFRRQVVSWSGDDLLNLQSKFRQAGADILNRLAPVNEILAGLPFGSGGDRLHIEVQPQVSPEVAVFQRELRELASGTTRADDPAAVEARFLALRAFIDRIRPGGPRSLSERDLLLDVRKHSSVRALRVDATTGRTLSVYEHLGGKSGGEVQELIAFIVGAALRYQLGTSRNALPTFAPVFLDEGFVKSDGEFTARGVNAWRGLGFQLVVAAPLDKVTAIEPLMQRVVEITKNPQGFAAAVTLVDADADADVDAGAGEGGAAGA
- a CDS encoding DUF4194 domain-containing protein, yielding MSTPDERTDGDDLDAADALDPASAGEDPAALDEEGLFTGDTGTLPRAVRTVLVQLLKRRYLSAERHPRSWRVLVENQRALRSRLNDVFLDLVVDQDHQVAYKQQAVSRTGQQRFPTLLHDQPWSREETALLICLRRLARSRSASGEGAVFVDREELLQEVAHFRPLDSTNHVRDEQSAAAGVDSLVRQEVLLETGTENRYRVSPILEVLLPVDVVQRIAARLGAGAPAGDAAEDVAGDVVGEPA
- a CDS encoding DUF3375 domain-containing protein, which translates into the protein MSSIRDDLVRAQQAFARPTLELLRRPSGPLVVAVLTCVFAGQRTRVPADRLHSQVHGLLGELALHGHEVPDVPARDLCRGWVARQWLSLAASGEEGEEEYALTSHAQDAVEYVARLSGPRVLLGESRIRTILDTARRCATGARADREWRLQRLEEEIASLSAERDRLLAGGEVEEASDEQMLGEYLNLQDLLSALPGDFLRVSEEVRRLHREIVSDFRAEQRPSGEVLDDYLRRSEEVLTGSLSGRAFAGAVDLVRDEVTSRELHADIATILGHGFAGELPAEQAATLERTMQTLVEGIEVVLEQRRLLSASLRSHVLRHDPLRDRELDDALRACAERLTDWFATTGPRTTLDAGVAAGVSRLDVASLRTRLHDPADDAAPPPLRRHGEDPAGGSSLSDLRRFGGPDFERLREALGNPPEGPAPGTGALFESLPVDLRRPADLMGLLHLAVAGGGADPREARGRAVYATTRPDGVVHRFAGPDLPLPAPRPEPHEPHEPHEEFDHPA
- a CDS encoding GPP34 family phosphoprotein — translated: MLIADRAALLLLDADGRRRAPARAVAAVLAGALLGELVLLRRLDLDPGTEALRAHPGPDPGPRLAAALAVVADTGGDVGRSLRALAARPLWDDAVAALAKTGALRTERRRRFLVLTSVRWFPREESVTPLRTQVRAAVRAAGSRRAGAVDPATVGLLVLLAGAGGLAPLLGDPGDPGDPGELDLDDAVEVLAAARALPPEALEALEDVETAVSVRAHALAGGDSSSSDTGSGNWGDGHHGGSDGGSGGSDSGGGGGGGD
- a CDS encoding MDR family MFS transporter — translated: MSTNEDTTLPAPPPAAAPAAVPAERDRLAPGDGTVIALLLVSAFVVILNETIMGVALPRLMADLGITAATGQWLTTGFMLTMAVVIPATGFIMERFRLRQVFVAAMSLFSLGTAIAAVAPGFELLLVGRIVQASGTAVMMPLLMTTALTLVPAASRGRTMGMISVVISVAPAIGPTISGIILNSLSWRWMFIIVLPIALIALGLGTWKVRNVTAPRHARLDVLSLLLSAVGFGGLIYGLSSLGESATGHAPVAPWVPVLVGVLALAAFVRRQFGLQRTSGALMDLRVFANRSFTVSTIVLVTSFMGLFGTLIVLPIFLQTVLELGSLETGLLLLPGGAAMGVLSPVVGRLFDRYGPRPLVTPGAVLVSGALWLLTTLHAGTPAGMVVAVHTLLSVGLAFMFTPLFTSALGSLRAELYGHGSAIVGTVQQLAGAAGTALFVTVLSTTSADSLAGGATALHATADGVRSAFVWGGVISLVALALSLLVRRPPLVPGPRTPVH
- a CDS encoding TetR family transcriptional regulator; this encodes MTTVPDLRERRRLATRAEIEQVALDLFARNGSERTTVDDIAAAAGVSPRTFFRYFATKEDAALGANRAFDTALAERLAAHVDGRSSIADVEAAIADVLAEMAAEDGAVQRMLRVRCLVVEDAGLRAALLRLDAEQSRAFFGRIAAATGSPTVDLRARIVAETLGAALRAALDDWAARREQGEDVDLVTTYRQACATLREVTAP